A single Theropithecus gelada isolate Dixy chromosome 7b, Tgel_1.0, whole genome shotgun sequence DNA region contains:
- the RTN1 gene encoding reticulon-1 isoform X3, with product MPFLPAIDLLYWRDIKQTGIVFGSFLLLLFSLTQFSVVSVVAYLALAALSATISFRIYKSVLQAVQKTDEGHPFKAYLELEITLSQEQIQKYTDCLQFYVNSTLKELRRLFLVQDLVDSLKFAVLMWLLTYVGALFNGLTLLLMAVVSMFTLPVVYVKHQAQIDQYLGLVRTHINAVVAKIQAKIPGAKRHAE from the exons CTATTGACCTGCTGTACTGGCGGGACATCAAACAGACGGGCATCGTGTTTGGGAGTTTCCTGCTGCTGCTCTTTTCCCTGACCCAGTTCAGTGTGGTGAGCGTCGTGGCCTACCTGGCCCTGGCCGCACTCTCAGCCACCATCAGTTTCCGCATCTACAAATCTGTTTTGCAAGCTGTGCAGAAAACCGACGAGGGCCACCCTTTCAA GGCCTACTTGGAGCTTGAGATCACCCTTTCTCAGGAGCAGATTCAGAAGTACACGGACTGCCTGCAGTTCTACGTGAACAGCACACTTAAGGAACTGAGGAGGCTCTTCCTTGTCCAGGACCTGGTGGATTCCTTAAAA TTTGCAGTCCTGATGTGGCTCCTGACCTACGTTGGCGCTCTCTTCAATGGCCTGACCCTGCTGCTCATGG CTGTGGTTTCAATGTTTACTCTACCTGTAGTGTATGTTAAGCACCAG gCACAGATTGACCAATATCTGGGACTTGTGAGGACTCACATAAATGCTGTTGTGGCAAA GATTCAGGCTAAAATCCCAGGCGCTAAGAGGCACGCTGAGTAA
- the RTN1 gene encoding reticulon-1 isoform X2 produces MQATADSTKMDCVWSNWKSQAIDLLYWRDIKQTGIVFGSFLLLLFSLTQFSVVSVVAYLALAALSATISFRIYKSVLQAVQKTDEGHPFKAYLELEITLSQEQIQKYTDCLQFYVNSTLKELRRLFLVQDLVDSLKFAVLMWLLTYVGALFNGLTLLLMAVVSMFTLPVVYVKHQAQIDQYLGLVRTHINAVVAKIQAKIPGAKRHAE; encoded by the exons CTATTGACCTGCTGTACTGGCGGGACATCAAACAGACGGGCATCGTGTTTGGGAGTTTCCTGCTGCTGCTCTTTTCCCTGACCCAGTTCAGTGTGGTGAGCGTCGTGGCCTACCTGGCCCTGGCCGCACTCTCAGCCACCATCAGTTTCCGCATCTACAAATCTGTTTTGCAAGCTGTGCAGAAAACCGACGAGGGCCACCCTTTCAA GGCCTACTTGGAGCTTGAGATCACCCTTTCTCAGGAGCAGATTCAGAAGTACACGGACTGCCTGCAGTTCTACGTGAACAGCACACTTAAGGAACTGAGGAGGCTCTTCCTTGTCCAGGACCTGGTGGATTCCTTAAAA TTTGCAGTCCTGATGTGGCTCCTGACCTACGTTGGCGCTCTCTTCAATGGCCTGACCCTGCTGCTCATGG CTGTGGTTTCAATGTTTACTCTACCTGTAGTGTATGTTAAGCACCAG gCACAGATTGACCAATATCTGGGACTTGTGAGGACTCACATAAATGCTGTTGTGGCAAA GATTCAGGCTAAAATCCCAGGCGCTAAGAGGCACGCTGAGTAA